From Pigmentibacter ruber, a single genomic window includes:
- a CDS encoding CRTAC1 family protein: MISKNKKNKILFQDASFVLEDNFPSQYFGVAIFDIDGDNDPEILIANASGSNIIYKYNQESQTFINIAPENFQAKKYATISLCVGDFLGNGTPSIYMLHSDTFAGMKTQYDSLFVPIQASDDKLLLKDYLGKKSQLSNPYAGRSVAAVDYNGDGKHAFYVVNYNAPSLFYSYDKEKQQIEELSMQLGIRQFAGGRSVLAQYITNNNAIDIFIGNENDPNALFSKQNSKEYVEVASKYELTDKENHARGIAVADFEGNGLADLVIGTWEGENSIFFQTKEGEFENLSPALFCEPRSIRSIIVADFDNDGNEEIFINTNRNKNKMLRYLGNKEWEELDIGSMASKHINGTGAAVGDLTGNGFLDIFITVGDLLPGENKLFLGVPNGNHWLRIQPLTKNGFPALGAKVRLHVKNFKTQTKFICSGSGYLCQMEPVAHFGLGPNEPVIEKIEVTWPGNGLEPPPTRVIPGHQVNFNSFIQIPFPKV; encoded by the coding sequence ATGATCAGTAAAAATAAGAAAAATAAGATACTTTTTCAAGATGCTTCGTTTGTATTAGAAGATAATTTTCCTTCTCAATACTTTGGAGTTGCTATATTTGATATAGATGGTGATAATGATCCTGAAATTTTAATCGCAAATGCTAGTGGAAGTAATATAATCTATAAGTATAATCAAGAATCCCAAACGTTTATAAATATAGCTCCTGAAAATTTTCAAGCCAAAAAGTATGCAACAATAAGCTTATGTGTTGGTGATTTTTTGGGAAATGGAACTCCGTCCATTTATATGCTACATTCTGATACTTTTGCAGGTATGAAAACTCAATATGATAGTTTATTTGTACCTATACAAGCTTCAGATGACAAATTACTTTTAAAAGATTATCTAGGAAAAAAATCCCAATTAAGTAATCCATATGCTGGACGTAGTGTTGCCGCTGTTGATTATAATGGGGATGGCAAACATGCCTTTTATGTTGTAAACTACAATGCTCCAAGTCTATTTTATAGCTATGATAAGGAAAAACAACAAATTGAAGAATTATCTATGCAACTTGGAATTAGGCAATTTGCTGGTGGAAGAAGTGTATTAGCGCAATACATAACTAATAATAATGCAATTGATATTTTTATCGGCAATGAGAATGATCCTAATGCTTTGTTTTCAAAACAAAATTCAAAAGAATATGTTGAAGTGGCTTCAAAATATGAGCTAACAGATAAAGAAAACCATGCTAGAGGAATTGCTGTAGCTGATTTTGAAGGGAATGGACTCGCAGATTTAGTAATAGGAACATGGGAAGGTGAAAATTCTATATTTTTTCAAACGAAAGAAGGAGAATTTGAAAATCTTTCTCCAGCATTATTTTGTGAACCGAGAAGTATTAGAAGTATCATCGTTGCAGATTTTGATAATGATGGAAATGAAGAAATCTTTATCAATACAAACAGAAATAAAAATAAAATGTTGAGATATTTAGGAAATAAAGAATGGGAAGAGTTGGATATCGGCTCTATGGCAAGTAAACACATCAATGGCACAGGTGCAGCTGTAGGTGATCTTACAGGCAATGGATTTTTAGATATTTTTATTACAGTTGGAGACTTACTACCTGGTGAGAATAAACTCTTTCTTGGAGTTCCAAATGGAAATCACTGGCTAAGAATTCAGCCACTTACAAAAAATGGTTTTCCAGCCTTAGGGGCAAAAGTTAGACTACATGTAAAAAATTTTAAAACCCAAACTAAATTTATATGCTCTGGAAGTGGATATTTGTGTCAAATGGAGCCAGTAGCGCATTTTGGATTGGGACCGAATGAACCAGTTATTGAAAAAATTGAAGTTACTTGGCCTGGAAATGGGTTAGAGCCTCCTCCTACCCGAGTTATTCCTGGTCATCAGGTTAATTTTAATTCCTTTATTCAGATACCATTTCCAAAGGTTTAA
- a CDS encoding LD-carboxypeptidase, protein MSKFNKTLIYLSIFIQIKIFANYNNENSSTNNFLKELNVKFTENIFENFKKIKVNAVSPSSPLETEKLLELKKINFLYFNKNFSFSSSDTPYLARSDLERFNELKEAINNDNKIIWATRGGYGSSRLFQYLAKLEKNGINKIFIGYSDVTFLHIFFIQKWNWITIHGATLGDILEGNKDKKNFILLDKIINTNKGEITYDNIKNENTLAKKSSLIKGLTIGGNLEMILSSIGTPWEIKAENKIVFLEETNVKGYSLDRAFTHLLQSNILKNAKAIVLGEFIGNEEQVKLAINSFIEESNIPVFKLNIFGHGKKNYPILLNVEAKIDPTFKKIIFEFDKNDFHVNEMSKQYAKRD, encoded by the coding sequence ATGAGCAAATTTAATAAAACATTAATTTATTTATCAATTTTTATCCAAATCAAAATTTTTGCAAATTATAATAATGAGAATTCATCCACCAATAATTTTTTGAAAGAATTAAATGTAAAATTTACTGAAAATATTTTTGAAAATTTTAAAAAAATTAAAGTAAACGCTGTTTCTCCTTCTTCACCTTTAGAAACAGAAAAACTACTAGAACTAAAAAAAATTAATTTTTTATACTTCAACAAGAATTTTAGTTTTTCATCTTCTGACACACCATATCTCGCAAGGAGCGACTTAGAAAGATTTAATGAGCTAAAAGAGGCAATTAATAATGATAATAAAATTATTTGGGCAACTCGAGGTGGTTATGGATCTTCAAGACTATTTCAGTATTTAGCAAAACTAGAAAAAAATGGAATCAACAAGATTTTTATTGGGTATAGCGATGTTACATTTCTTCATATATTTTTTATCCAAAAATGGAATTGGATTACGATACATGGAGCAACATTAGGTGATATTTTAGAAGGGAATAAAGATAAAAAAAATTTCATATTGCTTGATAAAATAATTAATACTAATAAAGGAGAAATTACCTATGACAACATCAAAAATGAAAATACTTTAGCCAAAAAATCTAGTTTAATAAAAGGATTAACGATAGGCGGAAATTTAGAAATGATACTTAGTAGTATAGGAACACCATGGGAAATTAAAGCTGAAAATAAAATCGTTTTTTTAGAAGAAACAAATGTAAAAGGATATTCACTTGATCGAGCATTTACTCATCTTTTACAATCTAATATACTTAAAAATGCTAAAGCTATTGTATTAGGAGAATTTATTGGAAATGAAGAGCAAGTTAAGCTGGCAATCAATAGTTTTATTGAAGAAAGTAATATTCCTGTATTTAAATTAAATATTTTTGGTCATGGTAAGAAAAATTATCCAATACTTTTAAATGTAGAAGCTAAAATAGATCCTACATTTAAGAAAATTATATTCGAATTTGACAAAAATGATTTTCATGTAAATGAAATGTCTAAACAGTATGCTAAGCGGGATTAA
- a CDS encoding response regulator, with the protein MVGNENIVKKKILIVEDEAILAKNLEDILTDLNYQVVGIADNSMKAIMQFFMHNPDLILMDIHLKGQDDGIKTAEIILEQKLVPIIFITANQDAATFNRAKMNGAYGYVLKPFQERELQIVIEIAFSQFEDKIKILKLENLISNVERLNAVDTFASGFIHAINTSLTQIFMAYNTLKNEQVLSTNLNVITALNLIDSASNSIKSTVKNYNHLLDSLELDAPSSFTIFEGCKEALDICKYYALSKKVLIRELKGSKQIHIYTSRSVLFLSLVNVLKTICDFIQNQSDSWIEINWEENTAKDERLIKLSFSGELLDSEVIENIFNPHSENNDKIKLNKFALVTTKNLLEKCNSDLFLEIDKEVNCFVIKVKIQQKN; encoded by the coding sequence ATGGTTGGAAATGAAAACATAGTAAAGAAAAAAATATTAATTGTTGAAGACGAAGCAATACTTGCAAAAAACTTGGAAGATATACTAACTGATTTAAACTATCAAGTTGTAGGTATTGCGGATAACTCAATGAAAGCAATTATGCAGTTTTTTATGCATAATCCAGATCTTATACTAATGGATATTCATTTAAAAGGACAAGATGATGGAATAAAAACTGCTGAAATAATATTAGAGCAAAAACTTGTACCAATTATTTTTATTACTGCTAATCAAGATGCCGCAACATTTAATAGAGCTAAAATGAATGGTGCATATGGTTATGTATTAAAACCTTTTCAAGAAAGAGAATTACAAATAGTAATAGAAATAGCTTTTTCTCAATTTGAAGATAAAATTAAAATATTGAAGTTAGAAAATTTAATAAGTAACGTAGAACGTTTAAATGCAGTTGATACCTTCGCGTCAGGATTTATTCATGCAATCAACACTTCATTAACACAAATATTTATGGCTTATAATACACTAAAAAATGAGCAAGTTTTATCCACTAATTTGAATGTCATAACAGCCTTAAATTTAATAGACTCTGCATCAAATTCTATAAAATCTACAGTAAAAAATTATAATCATTTACTTGATTCACTAGAGCTAGATGCTCCAAGTAGTTTTACAATATTTGAAGGTTGTAAAGAGGCTTTAGATATATGCAAATATTATGCTTTATCGAAAAAGGTATTAATTAGAGAATTAAAAGGTTCTAAACAAATTCATATTTATACTTCAAGATCAGTTTTGTTTTTATCTTTAGTCAATGTGTTAAAAACAATTTGTGATTTTATTCAAAATCAATCCGATTCATGGATTGAGATAAATTGGGAAGAAAATACTGCTAAAGATGAAAGATTAATTAAATTGTCATTTAGTGGTGAGCTATTAGATTCAGAAGTTATAGAAAATATTTTTAATCCACACTCCGAAAATAATGATAAAATAAAGTTAAATAAATTTGCATTGGTTACAACAAAAAATTTATTAGAAAAGTGTAATAGTGATTTATTTCTTGAGATAGATAAAGAAGTGAATTGTTTTGTAATAAAAGTTAAAATTCAACAAAAAAATTGA
- a CDS encoding histidine decarboxylase, whose protein sequence is MTQKQIKTYQDLLINEYRNLLGKKNLIAGYPENQRFNYKFLNKFFRLSINNVGDSFQASNYPLNTLKFEADVIKYFSALYNKKKDYWGYITSGGTESNLFAIHLARTKFQNGIVLYSSHSHYSIMKAIAVTRSQNSLISVQENGEIDYFDFERNVLKYRKRPLIIVLNIGTTITGAIDRVENVKIILQNHNIEKYYIHCDAALHGFILPFCKHSLNLSLDKIDSLSISGHKFIGSPIPCGIFLTHFKLKKMIEKNIDYLRAYDSTLLGSREGLSSLILWTAIQQKTKQDFQNIVKYCLKLAEYAVQKMVKFGIHAWVNNFSPIVVFPKPNEKIIKKWSIATYQNIAHIITMPHMTKKSIDKLIADLQIDMKQNGFL, encoded by the coding sequence ATGACTCAAAAGCAAATAAAAACCTATCAAGATTTATTGATCAATGAATATAGAAATTTACTTGGAAAAAAAAATTTAATTGCAGGATATCCTGAAAATCAAAGATTTAATTATAAATTTTTAAATAAATTTTTTCGCTTATCAATTAATAATGTTGGAGATTCTTTTCAAGCCTCAAATTATCCATTAAATACTCTTAAATTTGAAGCAGATGTAATAAAATATTTTTCGGCACTTTATAATAAAAAAAAGGATTATTGGGGATATATTACATCAGGAGGAACTGAAAGTAATTTATTTGCTATTCACCTAGCAAGAACAAAATTTCAAAATGGAATTGTTTTATACAGTTCACATAGTCACTATAGCATAATGAAGGCAATAGCCGTTACTAGAAGTCAAAATTCATTAATTTCTGTCCAAGAAAATGGAGAAATTGATTATTTTGATTTTGAAAGAAATGTTTTAAAGTATAGAAAAAGACCATTAATTATAGTTTTAAATATTGGTACGACAATTACTGGTGCAATTGATAGAGTGGAAAATGTTAAAATTATTCTCCAGAACCATAATATAGAAAAGTACTATATTCATTGCGATGCAGCTTTACATGGATTTATTCTACCTTTTTGTAAACATTCTTTAAATCTTTCACTCGATAAAATTGATAGTTTATCTATAAGTGGACATAAATTTATTGGTTCTCCAATACCTTGTGGGATTTTTTTAACTCATTTTAAATTAAAAAAAATGATTGAAAAAAATATTGATTACTTGCGAGCTTATGATAGTACCTTACTAGGATCAAGAGAAGGATTATCTTCATTAATATTATGGACAGCTATTCAGCAAAAAACAAAACAAGATTTTCAGAACATAGTAAAATATTGCCTAAAACTAGCAGAATATGCAGTACAAAAAATGGTAAAATTTGGAATTCATGCTTGGGTTAATAATTTTTCACCAATTGTAGTGTTTCCAAAACCAAACGAAAAAATAATAAAAAAGTGGTCTATAGCAACTTATCAAAATATAGCGCATATTATTACAATGCCGCATATGACAAAAAAAAGTATTGATAAACTAATTGCCGACCTACAAATTGACATGAAACAAAATGGTTTTTTGTAA
- a CDS encoding squalene/phytoene synthase family protein, whose translation MDLSTNQKLDIEYQESLKYCLTILPNVSRSFAIGIEFLSGELQNSVLIGYLLCRIIDTIEDDKDLDVSLKEKFLQEFPKCFENDFLLKEYQNLAKKLSGDKQHINLLENLDKVFVVFKNLKEESKEVLKKCVIEMAYGMADFVRRYPKGIRISSVEEYKKYCYYVAGTVGVLLTDLWFIHGRCITVQKLKQLNENSILFGEALQTVNILKDIVWDANNENSIYIPENLLKKYGLDHSNFLLPEKKQQSGLAIKEMLMLAKNDVSYSLEYVKTLPLANFRIRFFCIFPLLLAIATFNEIQKSDSIIFSEKIIKVSRKRVFYIKIYSILASLFNFLLSDRLLNKIYFLK comes from the coding sequence ATGGATTTGTCGACTAATCAGAAACTAGATATTGAATATCAAGAATCGTTAAAATATTGCTTAACCATACTTCCTAATGTTTCGAGATCTTTTGCGATTGGGATTGAGTTTTTATCAGGAGAGTTACAAAATTCTGTTCTTATTGGATACCTACTTTGTAGAATAATTGATACGATAGAAGATGATAAAGATTTAGATGTCTCTTTAAAAGAAAAATTTTTACAAGAGTTTCCCAAGTGCTTTGAAAATGATTTTCTTTTAAAAGAGTATCAAAATCTCGCAAAAAAATTATCAGGAGATAAACAACATATTAATTTACTTGAAAATCTTGATAAAGTCTTCGTTGTTTTTAAAAATCTAAAAGAAGAATCAAAGGAAGTTCTAAAGAAGTGCGTGATTGAGATGGCATATGGTATGGCTGATTTTGTCAGGCGTTATCCAAAAGGAATAAGAATATCTTCCGTTGAAGAGTATAAAAAATATTGTTACTATGTTGCAGGAACTGTTGGTGTATTATTAACAGATCTTTGGTTTATTCATGGCCGTTGCATAACTGTTCAAAAATTAAAACAATTAAATGAAAACTCCATATTATTTGGTGAAGCTTTACAAACAGTAAATATTCTAAAAGATATTGTTTGGGACGCTAATAATGAAAATTCAATTTATATACCCGAAAATTTATTAAAAAAGTATGGTTTAGATCATTCTAATTTTTTACTCCCAGAAAAAAAACAGCAATCTGGCTTAGCAATAAAAGAAATGCTAATGTTGGCAAAAAATGATGTTAGTTACTCATTAGAGTATGTTAAAACATTACCATTAGCTAATTTTCGAATAAGATTTTTTTGTATTTTTCCTTTACTTTTAGCTATTGCAACATTCAACGAAATTCAAAAATCTGATAGTATTATTTTTTCTGAAAAAATTATTAAAGTTTCTAGAAAGCGAGTCTTCTATATTAAAATTTATTCTATTCTCGCTTCCCTTTTTAATTTTCTATTGAGTGATAGGTTATTAAATAAGATTTATTTTTTAAAGTAA
- a CDS encoding histidine kinase dimerization/phosphoacceptor domain -containing protein: MMSSNPFSYCENLKTSDFSYVQEFGIFLAFKKHDFTIVSLSENIENIANLKASLLIGKNISAYVIDDSFEKIKNIALNFQENSNNLNYYIAEIKFCFSENSSVLKECYFYQNENLIIIEIFNEYRAKDNDIVTGLVSNFNRFISTPQYDDNEKLVHDICKLVKEITNYDRVYYCHFGEDEHGYVIGEAKSDTCESILHHHFPASDVPFTVRNLYLTNRMRIIPNANYKEFKIIGEIEQFKLDLSLVRTIGKTHIQYIKNMGISSSASFSVISGNRLAGLIGCHNYTPKEISLFIMNKLSNLIEHISTKFEINNLKKNNIYRDDILKEFIGHFVNCNFHLQNMRETHFECLKNAIKFDYIIFGNSNKINISDKLKNNIPLSEIKKLITELNKEKIFFTNEVKKYNNFLNGISDISGVMLFNIEEKFGDFIMLVRKEQIETVKWSGNPNDYSESNGQIGPRKSFDTWYQEVKSKSEVWSKSDIFYFEKIKSLISEERSKYLSNLEINNQILQEKNRQIEILLSEVHHRVKNNLSILNALFDWKIRESGISEVTSTLKEMKSRVTSISLLHESLYQENNYGVLDLKKYIQNLSIFTKSIYKDTKNLDINIKIPNNTKIPLQQSLPFGLIVHEFITNSIKYAFKSIEKPLIIIDWKESDQYVLFSLSDNGIGCKDLIKEGRKSIGIELIKMLIKQLDGLFEWDGENGVKIEIKFFKRKCSWLEMKT, from the coding sequence ATGATGAGTTCAAATCCATTTAGCTATTGTGAAAATCTTAAGACTAGTGATTTTTCATATGTCCAAGAATTTGGTATTTTTTTAGCATTTAAAAAACATGATTTTACAATAGTTTCGCTTTCGGAAAATATTGAGAATATAGCAAACTTAAAAGCTTCATTACTAATTGGAAAAAATATATCGGCTTATGTTATTGATGATAGCTTTGAAAAAATAAAAAACATAGCTTTAAATTTCCAAGAAAACAGTAATAATTTAAATTACTATATTGCTGAAATTAAGTTTTGTTTTTCAGAAAATTCAAGTGTATTAAAAGAATGTTACTTTTATCAAAATGAAAACTTAATTATTATCGAAATTTTTAATGAATATAGAGCGAAAGATAATGATATTGTAACAGGATTAGTTTCTAATTTTAATAGATTTATTTCTACACCTCAATATGATGATAATGAAAAATTAGTACATGATATTTGTAAATTAGTTAAAGAAATTACAAACTATGACAGAGTTTATTACTGCCATTTCGGAGAAGATGAACATGGATATGTAATTGGTGAAGCAAAAAGTGATACTTGTGAGTCAATTCTTCATCATCATTTTCCAGCTTCAGACGTTCCATTTACTGTCAGAAATTTATATCTAACAAATAGAATGAGAATTATTCCGAATGCAAATTATAAAGAATTTAAAATTATTGGAGAAATTGAACAGTTTAAATTAGATCTTTCTTTAGTTAGAACTATTGGTAAAACCCATATTCAATATATCAAAAATATGGGAATTTCTTCTTCAGCATCATTTAGTGTAATTAGTGGAAATAGATTAGCTGGGTTAATTGGATGTCATAATTATACACCAAAAGAAATTTCTTTATTTATAATGAATAAGTTAAGTAACTTAATAGAGCATATTTCAACAAAATTTGAAATTAATAATTTAAAAAAAAATAATATTTATCGTGATGACATTTTAAAAGAGTTTATAGGCCATTTTGTAAATTGTAATTTTCATTTACAAAATATGAGAGAAACTCATTTTGAATGTTTAAAAAATGCAATAAAATTTGATTATATAATTTTTGGGAATAGTAATAAGATAAATATATCTGATAAATTAAAAAATAATATTCCTTTAAGTGAAATTAAAAAATTAATTACTGAATTAAATAAAGAAAAAATTTTTTTTACTAATGAAGTTAAAAAATATAATAATTTTTTAAATGGAATATCTGATATTTCTGGTGTAATGCTTTTTAATATAGAAGAAAAATTTGGTGATTTTATTATGCTTGTAAGAAAAGAGCAAATAGAAACAGTAAAATGGAGTGGTAATCCAAATGATTATAGTGAGTCTAATGGTCAAATAGGCCCTAGAAAATCTTTTGATACATGGTATCAAGAAGTTAAAAGTAAAAGTGAAGTTTGGAGTAAGTCTGATATATTTTATTTCGAAAAAATTAAATCCTTGATTTCTGAAGAAAGATCTAAATATCTTTCTAATTTAGAAATAAATAATCAAATTCTTCAAGAAAAAAATAGGCAAATTGAAATACTATTAAGTGAAGTACATCATAGAGTGAAAAATAACTTATCAATACTTAATGCATTATTTGATTGGAAAATTAGAGAATCTGGGATTTCAGAAGTAACTAGCACTTTAAAAGAAATGAAAAGCAGAGTTACTTCAATCAGTTTACTTCATGAATCTTTATATCAGGAAAATAATTATGGAGTTTTGGATTTAAAAAAGTATATCCAAAATTTATCAATTTTCACGAAAAGTATATATAAAGATACTAAGAATTTAGATATAAATATTAAAATTCCTAATAATACAAAAATTCCTCTACAACAATCACTTCCTTTTGGTTTAATTGTTCATGAATTTATAACTAATTCAATAAAATATGCTTTTAAATCAATTGAAAAGCCATTAATAATTATAGATTGGAAAGAATCAGATCAATATGTTCTATTTTCATTAAGTGATAATGGTATTGGTTGTAAGGATCTAATTAAAGAAGGAAGGAAATCAATAGGAATTGAATTAATTAAAATGTTAATAAAGCAATTAGACGGATTATTTGAATGGGATGGTGAAAATGGAGTTAAAATTGAGATAAAATTTTTTAAGAGGAAGTGTTCATGGTTGGAAATGAAAACATAG
- the ggt gene encoding gamma-glutamyltransferase codes for MKKIAYFLLKLILLNSLYVHPSFSKIDSSQFQNTNKNTEIFKPIFGKNGIVVSEEELASKIGVEILRQGGNAIDAAVAVGYALAVTLPEAGNIGGGGFMMIWLNKEKRAININYREKAPFLASKNMFLSANGNLDTEKLDKSYLSSGVPGTVLGLNYALKKYGKLPLNKVIQPAIELAENGFIVSHALAQSLIESEDLLSTSEETKKIFFKNGKPLKVGDKLIQQDLAKTLKLISELGDDGFYKGETANKIAEDMKNNGGIISLEDLTKYNLEEQNPVHGKYKNYNIYSVPPPSSGGVTIIEMLNILENFDLKYYPLNSAKYFHLMNEIMSYAYFDRNSKLGDPNFVKNPLDKLTNKAYAKQIAKKINLSKHTPSISIEKSKDSKKEEINTTHFSIIDSEGNMVSNTYTLNFSFGNGKVVKGAGFLLNNEMGDFTAKLGSANSYGLVQGEKNIIAPQKRPLSSMSPTIILNEKSEPILVVGAPGGSRIISQVFNFIVRYIDYHKNIATCIATPKFHNQLWPDIFFYEEGTSSDTLEKMLKMGHKIKLSEPFGSLQAAEVKEINKQYFGFTDPRTEGGAAIGFFQ; via the coding sequence ATGAAAAAAATAGCATATTTTTTGTTAAAATTAATATTATTAAATTCTCTTTACGTTCATCCTTCTTTCTCGAAAATTGATTCCTCACAATTTCAAAATACCAATAAAAACACAGAAATATTTAAGCCAATTTTTGGAAAAAACGGAATAGTAGTAAGCGAAGAAGAACTAGCTTCAAAAATAGGAGTAGAAATTCTTCGTCAAGGAGGAAATGCGATAGATGCAGCTGTTGCTGTTGGATATGCTTTAGCAGTGACATTACCTGAGGCTGGAAATATTGGCGGGGGAGGCTTTATGATGATTTGGCTAAATAAAGAAAAAAGAGCTATAAACATCAATTACCGCGAGAAAGCTCCATTTTTAGCTAGTAAGAATATGTTTTTATCAGCTAATGGAAATTTAGACACTGAAAAATTAGATAAAAGCTATTTGTCATCAGGAGTGCCAGGAACTGTTTTAGGTCTCAATTATGCGCTAAAAAAATATGGTAAACTTCCTCTTAATAAAGTTATTCAACCAGCAATTGAATTGGCTGAAAATGGATTTATAGTTTCACATGCCCTTGCTCAGTCATTAATTGAATCTGAAGATCTTCTTTCTACAAGTGAAGAAACTAAAAAAATTTTTTTTAAGAATGGAAAACCTTTAAAAGTTGGTGATAAGTTAATTCAACAAGATTTAGCAAAAACATTAAAATTGATTTCTGAATTAGGTGATGACGGCTTTTATAAAGGAGAAACTGCAAATAAAATAGCAGAAGATATGAAAAATAATGGGGGTATTATTTCGTTAGAAGATTTAACTAAATATAATTTAGAAGAACAAAACCCTGTGCATGGTAAGTATAAAAATTATAATATTTATTCCGTCCCCCCTCCTAGTTCTGGTGGTGTTACTATAATTGAAATGTTAAATATATTAGAAAATTTTGATCTAAAATATTACCCATTAAACAGTGCTAAATATTTTCATTTAATGAATGAAATAATGAGTTATGCTTATTTTGACAGAAATAGTAAGCTAGGAGATCCTAATTTTGTAAAAAATCCTTTAGATAAATTAACTAATAAAGCATATGCAAAACAAATTGCTAAAAAAATCAATCTTTCCAAACATACTCCTTCTATTAGCATAGAAAAATCAAAAGACTCTAAAAAAGAAGAAATTAATACAACTCATTTTTCAATTATTGATAGTGAAGGTAACATGGTATCAAACACCTATACTTTAAACTTTTCTTTTGGGAATGGAAAAGTGGTAAAAGGGGCAGGCTTTTTACTTAACAATGAGATGGGAGATTTTACAGCAAAATTAGGTAGTGCTAATTCTTATGGCTTAGTTCAAGGTGAAAAAAATATTATAGCACCTCAAAAGAGACCTTTAAGTTCTATGAGCCCAACAATTATATTAAATGAGAAATCTGAACCTATTTTGGTTGTAGGAGCGCCAGGTGGGAGCAGAATTATTTCACAAGTTTTTAATTTTATAGTTAGATATATAGATTATCATAAAAATATTGCTACATGTATTGCAACTCCAAAATTTCATAATCAATTATGGCCTGATATTTTTTTCTATGAGGAGGGAACTAGTTCAGATACTTTAGAAAAAATGCTAAAAATGGGTCATAAAATAAAGTTAAGTGAACCTTTTGGGTCTTTGCAAGCAGCAGAAGTAAAAGAAATAAATAAACAGTATTTTGGATTTACTGATCCTCGCACAGAAGGAGGCGCAGCTATTGGCTTTTTCCAGTAA
- a CDS encoding transporter translates to MFKLYITVIISFLMLSLNASAEESEKNESKKINLDIYGYFGYTSMSLQDKDINGESPNLTGSNLTVGGLYTIQTNTKIKPVVGLALQGTYVTGDYKNDVGDKWKVRYNYSAILANAGIKYNINEKFNFIGLGSLGTTTRDEYEYERPIGYPGNLFTTTDISNHYIYSVNLMGLYKFGDLFSMGANATLGMHTMEQKFRKESKDLTYFEKSINLLFMWSI, encoded by the coding sequence ATGTTCAAATTATATATAACTGTAATAATTAGTTTTTTAATGTTATCGTTAAATGCGAGTGCTGAAGAATCTGAAAAAAATGAATCCAAAAAAATCAATTTAGATATTTATGGCTATTTTGGATATACTTCTATGTCATTACAAGATAAAGATATTAATGGAGAAAGTCCAAATTTAACAGGCTCTAATCTTACTGTTGGTGGTTTGTATACTATCCAAACAAATACAAAAATTAAGCCTGTTGTTGGATTAGCATTACAGGGTACATACGTTACAGGTGATTATAAGAATGATGTAGGAGATAAGTGGAAAGTTAGATATAATTATTCAGCAATTTTAGCAAATGCAGGTATAAAATATAATATTAATGAAAAATTTAATTTTATTGGTTTGGGTAGCTTAGGTACAACGACTAGAGATGAATATGAATACGAAAGACCAATTGGATATCCAGGCAATTTATTTACTACAACAGATATTTCTAATCACTATATCTATAGTGTTAATTTAATGGGATTATATAAATTTGGAGACCTTTTTAGTATGGGTGCTAATGCTACTTTGGGTATGCATACTATGGAGCAAAAATTTAGAAAAGAAAGTAAAGATCTAACTTACTTTGAAAAATCAATAAACTTATTATTTATGTGGTCAATCTAA